From a region of the Alosa sapidissima isolate fAloSap1 chromosome 9, fAloSap1.pri, whole genome shotgun sequence genome:
- the mis12 gene encoding protein MIS12 homolog, which translates to MDEAAEKIVAPDSLKLYEAQFFGFTPQTCMLRIYSAFHDSLYELMLVVESVFKRKLSPAGQEPPEELCVKMQQCSQKLLQFLQERFELLSSRMETLLVDNILSVPPNVLLPEDESHRKYPQGSEELMRMERSLAELHQAYQAELCAKQALLAELGEQKEVQEHLGGILSWVGELRTCGRQEGLVQDNFAPLVETVRHLQDVKAKILMKSRDLDEL; encoded by the exons ATGGACGAAGCAGCAGAGAAAATTG TGGCACCAGATTCTCTGAAGCTGTATGAGGCGCAGTTCTTTGGCTTCACTCCTCAGACGTGCATGCTGAGGATCTACAGTGCCTTCCACGACAGCCTGTACGAGCTCATGCTGGTGGTGGAGTCTGTGTTCAAGCGCAAGCTCAGCCCTGCGGGGCAGGAGCCACCAGAGGAGCTGTGTGTCAAGATGCAGCAATGCAGCCAAAAGCTGCTCCAGTTCCTACAGGAGCGCTTTGAGCTGCTGTCCAGTCGCATGGAGACGCTCCTGGTGGACAACATCCTCTCTGTGCCCCCCAACGTCCTGTTGCCAGAGGACGAGTCCCACAGGAAGTACCCACAGGGGTCGGAGGAGCTGATGAGGATGGAGCGGTCGCTGGCGGAGCTCCACCAGGCCTATCAGGCAGAGTTGTGTGCCAAGCAGGCCTTACTGGCAGAGCTGGGAGAACAGAAGGAGGTGCAGGAGCACCTGGGCGGCATCCTGAGCTGGGTCGGAGAGTTGCGCACCTGCGGCAGACAAGAGGGTCTTGTCCAGGACAACTTCGCCCCGCTGGTGGAAACGGTGAGGCACCTGCAAGATGTCAAGGCCAAGATCCTGATGAAGAGTAGAGATCTGGACGAACTCTGA